A stretch of the Pseudorasbora parva isolate DD20220531a chromosome 13, ASM2467924v1, whole genome shotgun sequence genome encodes the following:
- the LOC137038276 gene encoding N-acetyllactosaminide beta-1,3-N-acetylglucosaminyltransferase 3-like, translated as MRKKKPEAIALLLTGIVCLFIIMNKNDTEDDVTSKSKDTYEMLRHEIELPIFETLKPLSSRCQQNMSFYNVTGFSTLPRHIQDFLLHRHCRNFPIMLDVPNKCGGPLNSADVFLLLVVKSSPENYDRREVLRKTWAKERLHKGVWIRRLFIVGTTGTGFEKRRLNKLLKLENNENKDILQWDFNDSFFNLTLKQILFLEWMERWCPHTRFLLNGDDDIFANTFNMVEYLQGQKDNNGSKHLFTGHLIQNVGPIRHSSSKYFVPVQVQESESYPPYCGGGGFLLSGFTARTIYNMSHSIIVLPIDDVYMGMCLEKAGLKPTSHFGIRTAGLHVPANNVDKFHPCFYREIILVHRFLPHMIFVMWNEIQNPHLQCGKTNSSLQGSP; from the coding sequence atgagaaagaaaaaacCAGAGGCAATAGCATTGCTTCTCACTGGTATTGTGTGCCTGTTCATTATCATGAACAAAAACGACACTGAAGACGACGTGACATCCAAGAGCAAAGACACATATGAGATGCTCCGTCATGAAATCGAGTTGCCTATATTTGAAACTCTCAAGCCCTTGTCTTCACGCTGTCAACagaatatgtctttttataatgtGACTGGATTTTCTACTCTGCCACGTCATATCCAAGATTTCCTGCTTCACCGACATTGTAGAAATTTTCCCATAATGCTCGACGTGCCTAATAAGTGTGGCGGACCTCTAAATTCTGCAGATGTCTTCCTTCTGCTGGTCGTCAAGAGTTCTCCAGAAAACTACGATCGACGAGAAGTCCTGCGGAAAACATGGGCTAAGGAAAGACTGCACAAAGGTGTGTGGATCCGAAGACTCTTCATAGTCGGAACAACTGGAACTGGCTTCGAGAAGCGCAGGTTGAATAAGCTATTGAAGCTGGAGAACAATGAGAACAAGGACATTTTACAGTGGGACTTCAATGATTCCTTCTTCAACCTCACACTAAAGCAGATCCTTTTCTTAGAGTGGATGGAAAGATGGTGCCCTCACACTAGATTTCTCTTAAATGGGGACGATGACATCTTTGCCAATACGTTTAACATGGTTGAGTATCTTCAAGGTCAAAAGGACAATAATGGCAGTAAACACCTCTTTACTGGGCACCTCATCCAGAACGTAGGGCCTATTAGACACTCTTCAAGTAAATACTTTGTCCCGGTGCAGGTTCAGGAGTCTGAAAGCTATCCTCCGTACTGTGGTGGAGGAGGGTTTCTTCTCTCCGGCTTCACAGCCAGAACTATCTACAACATGTCTCACTCTATAATCGTACTGCCCATTGATGATGTTTACATGGGAATGTGTTTGGAAAAGGCTGGCCTCAAACCTACATCCCACTTTGGTATAAGAACTGCTGGTCTGCATGTCCCAGCTAACAACGTTGACAAATTTCACCCTTGCTTTTACAGAGAAATCATATTAGTCCACAGATTTCTGCCACACATGATTTTTGTAATGTGGAATGAAATACAAAACCCACATTTGCAATGTGGAAAGACAAATTCATCTCTTCAGGGAAGCCCATAA